The proteins below are encoded in one region of Enterobacteriaceae endosymbiont of Plateumaris consimilis:
- the efp gene encoding elongation factor P has translation MINYSSNNFKIGMKFIFLNEPYFIESSDFVKPGKGQAFVRIKMRNLINEKLIDKTFKSTDSLNTADIVENDLLYLYTEKDNFYYFMYKKSFEQIMISKFIIKDKYKWLVPNQTYNIVFWNESPIFINLPNFIKLTVINTNMNVKSETINSVNKQAILSNGEIIKVPSFIKVGDKIKIDIRYKSYISRIKNK, from the coding sequence ATGATTAATTATTCTAGTAATAATTTTAAAATTGGTATGAAATTTATATTTTTGAATGAACCATATTTTATAGAATCTAGTGATTTTGTAAAACCAGGTAAAGGCCAAGCATTTGTTAGAATTAAAATGCGTAATTTAATCAATGAAAAATTAATTGATAAAACTTTTAAATCAACTGATTCTCTAAATACTGCAGATATAGTAGAAAATGATTTATTGTATCTGTATACTGAAAAAGATAATTTTTATTATTTTATGTATAAAAAAAGTTTTGAACAAATCATGATTAGTAAGTTCATTATAAAAGATAAATATAAATGGTTAGTACCTAATCAAACGTATAATATAGTGTTTTGGAATGAGTCTCCTATATTTATAAATTTACCGAATTTTATTAAGTTAACAGTTATTAATACAAATATGAATGTAAAAAGTGAAACAATAAATAGTGTTAATAAACAAGCGATTCTTAGTAATGGAGAAATAATTAAAGTTCCATCATTTATTAAAGTAGGTGATAAAATTAAAATAGATATTAGATATAAATCTTATATTTCTCGCATTAAAAATAAATGA
- the groL gene encoding chaperonin GroEL (60 kDa chaperone family; promotes refolding of misfolded polypeptides especially under stressful conditions; forms two stacked rings of heptamers to form a barrel-shaped 14mer; ends can be capped by GroES; misfolded proteins enter the barrel where they are refolded when GroES binds), whose amino-acid sequence MAAKDVKFGNDARVKMLRGVNLLADAVKITLGPKGRNVVLDKSFGAPAITKDGVTVAREIELEDKFENMGAQMVKEVASKANDVAGDGTTTASVLAQAIVSEGLKAVAAGMNPMDLKRGIDKAVIAAVEELKILSVPCSNAKAIAQVGTISANADEAVGDLIAQAMEKVGKEGVITVEEGSGLQDELDVVEGMQFDRGYLSPYFINKSESGTVELENPFILLVDKKLSNIREMLPILEMVAKANKSLLIIAEDVDGEALATLVVNTMRGVVKVAAVKAPGFGDRRKAMLQDIAILTGGNVISEEIGLELEKTKLNDLGQAKRIVINKDTTTIIDGMGKQNDISGRVVQIRQQIDEATSDYDREKLQERVAKLAGGVAVLKVGAATEVEMKEKKARVEDALHATRAAVEEGVVAGGGVALVRVAEKLKNLTGQNEDQNMGIKVALRAMEAPLRQIVSNSGEEPSVVANNVKDGHGNYGYNAASEEYGDMIKFGILDPTKVTRSALQYSASVAGLMITTECMVTDSPKNEKSEMNTPSSGMGGGMGGGMGGMM is encoded by the coding sequence ATGGCAGCTAAAGATGTGAAATTTGGTAATGATGCACGTGTAAAAATGTTACGTGGTGTAAATTTATTAGCAGATGCTGTAAAAATTACTCTTGGTCCAAAAGGAAGAAATGTAGTTTTAGATAAATCATTTGGAGCACCAGCTATTACTAAAGATGGAGTAACAGTAGCTAGAGAAATTGAATTGGAAGATAAGTTTGAAAATATGGGAGCACAAATGGTCAAAGAAGTTGCTTCCAAAGCTAATGATGTAGCTGGTGATGGAACAACAACGGCTAGTGTTTTAGCACAAGCTATTGTTAGTGAAGGATTAAAAGCTGTTGCTGCTGGAATGAATCCTATGGATTTAAAAAGAGGAATAGATAAAGCAGTAATAGCAGCAGTAGAAGAGTTAAAAATTCTTTCTGTTCCGTGTTCTAATGCTAAAGCTATAGCTCAAGTAGGAACTATTTCTGCTAATGCAGATGAAGCTGTTGGTGATTTAATTGCACAAGCTATGGAAAAAGTAGGTAAAGAAGGAGTTATTACAGTTGAAGAAGGAAGTGGATTACAAGATGAATTAGATGTTGTTGAAGGAATGCAATTTGATAGAGGATATTTATCTCCTTATTTTATTAATAAATCAGAATCTGGAACAGTTGAACTTGAAAATCCATTTATATTGTTAGTTGATAAAAAATTATCTAATATACGTGAAATGTTACCTATTTTAGAAATGGTAGCTAAAGCAAATAAATCATTATTAATAATTGCTGAAGATGTTGATGGAGAAGCATTGGCTACATTAGTAGTAAATACTATGCGTGGAGTAGTAAAAGTAGCTGCAGTTAAAGCTCCAGGTTTTGGAGATCGTCGTAAAGCAATGTTACAAGATATAGCAATTTTAACAGGTGGTAATGTTATTTCTGAAGAAATTGGTTTAGAATTAGAAAAAACTAAATTAAATGATTTAGGACAAGCAAAACGTATTGTAATAAATAAAGATACAACTACCATAATAGATGGTATGGGTAAACAAAATGATATTTCTGGTCGTGTAGTACAAATCAGACAACAAATAGATGAGGCTACTTCAGATTATGATCGTGAAAAATTACAAGAACGTGTGGCAAAATTAGCTGGAGGAGTTGCTGTATTAAAAGTAGGTGCTGCTACTGAAGTAGAAATGAAAGAGAAAAAAGCAAGAGTAGAAGATGCATTACATGCTACTAGAGCAGCTGTAGAAGAAGGAGTTGTTGCAGGTGGTGGTGTTGCATTAGTTCGTGTTGCAGAAAAATTAAAAAATTTAACTGGTCAAAATGAAGATCAAAATATGGGTATTAAAGTTGCGTTAAGAGCTATGGAAGCTCCATTGCGTCAAATAGTATCTAATTCTGGAGAAGAACCATCTGTTGTAGCAAATAATGTTAAAGATGGTCATGGTAATTATGGTTATAATGCAGCTAGTGAAGAATATGGTGATATGATCAAGTTTGGTATTTTAGATCCAACTAAAGTAACACGTTCTGCTTTACAATATTCAGCTTCTGTTGCAGGTCTTATGATTACTACAGAATGTATGGTAACAGATTCACCAAAGAATGAAAAATCTGAAATGAACACACCTTCATCTGGTATGGGTGGTGGTATGGGTGGTGGTATGGGTGGTATGATGTAA
- a CDS encoding co-chaperone GroES: MNIRPLHDRVIVKRKKIETKSSGGIVLTGSAVGKSTRGEVLAVGKGRILDNGQVKPLDVKKGDIVIFNDGYNVKTEKIDDKEILIMSESDILAIVKE, translated from the coding sequence ATGAATATTCGTCCATTACATGATCGTGTTATAGTTAAACGAAAAAAAATTGAAACTAAATCTTCAGGTGGTATTGTATTAACAGGTTCTGCTGTTGGTAAATCTACACGTGGTGAAGTTTTAGCTGTAGGTAAAGGACGCATTTTAGATAATGGTCAAGTAAAACCATTAGATGTAAAAAAAGGAGATATAGTAATATTTAATGACGGTTATAATGTTAAAACAGAAAAAATTGACGATAAAGAAATACTAATAATGTCAGAAAGTGATATTTTAGCTATTGTTAAAGAATAA
- a CDS encoding anaerobic C4-dicarboxylate transporter family protein — MIFVELIIILLLIYLGCKLGGMALGLFGTFGVLILTIFFHNKIGNIPFDVIEIILSVIIAISTVKLSGGIEYLVFYMNRILSRKKKYIIILSPLMTYFITLFSGTGHTALSIFPVIIKISKKNGIKPVYPLSISVVSSQIAVTASPISASLIYLSKILDPLGISYNQLLIILIPSTFISILITSIIINLFNNQNKNLLHTNNVSFNKKLKNKKNGKNSILLFLIGIVVILTYNVLCDYVFFKETKILSRTESTVIFMLTTALIISIICKIKIKQINDTKIFKSGINACICVMGVSWLGDTFIRSHFHEMKFIILNIVEQYPWMLSIILFFITSLFYSQAATTKAIIPSLITLGISPKIIIGSFTAVSALFLFPIYPTLLSAVEMDDTGSTKIGNYIFNHSFLIPGIMITGLSIILSFFIVTLIL; from the coding sequence ATGATTTTTGTTGAATTAATTATTATTTTACTACTCATATATTTAGGATGTAAATTAGGTGGTATGGCATTAGGTTTGTTTGGAACTTTTGGAGTGTTAATATTAACAATATTTTTTCATAACAAAATTGGTAATATTCCATTTGATGTAATAGAAATTATTTTATCTGTAATAATTGCAATTTCTACTGTAAAATTGTCTGGAGGTATAGAATATTTAGTATTCTACATGAATAGAATTTTATCTAGAAAAAAAAAATATATTATTATTCTTTCTCCTTTAATGACTTATTTTATTACTTTATTTTCAGGAACTGGACATACTGCACTTTCAATATTTCCTGTGATTATTAAAATATCTAAAAAAAATGGTATAAAACCAGTATATCCACTATCAATATCTGTAGTATCATCTCAAATAGCAGTTACAGCATCACCAATATCTGCATCATTAATATATTTATCAAAAATATTAGATCCATTAGGAATTAGCTATAATCAATTATTAATAATTTTAATCCCATCAACATTTATATCAATTTTAATTACTTCAATAATAATTAATTTATTTAATAATCAAAATAAAAATTTATTACATACCAATAATGTTTCTTTTAATAAAAAATTAAAAAATAAAAAAAATGGTAAAAATTCAATTTTGTTATTCTTAATAGGAATTGTAGTAATACTTACATATAATGTTTTATGTGATTATGTATTTTTTAAAGAAACAAAAATTTTATCAAGAACAGAATCAACAGTAATATTTATGTTAACAACTGCTTTAATAATATCGATTATATGTAAAATTAAAATAAAACAAATTAATGATACAAAAATTTTTAAATCAGGAATTAATGCTTGTATTTGTGTAATGGGTGTATCTTGGTTAGGTGATACTTTTATTAGATCTCATTTTCATGAAATGAAATTTATTATTTTAAATATAGTAGAACAATACCCTTGGATGTTATCTATCATTTTATTTTTTATAACATCTTTGTTTTATTCTCAAGCTGCGACAACTAAAGCAATTATTCCAAGTTTAATTACTTTAGGTATTTCTCCTAAAATTATAATAGGATCATTTACTGCTGTTTCAGCTCTTTTTTTATTTCCAATATATCCAACTTTATTATCAGCAGTAGAAATGGATGACACTGGATCAACTAAAATAGGAAATTATATTTTTAATCATTCTTTTTTAATTCCTGGAATTATGATTACCGGTTTATCAATTATATTAAGTTTTTTTATAGTAACATTAATTTTATAA
- the fabA gene encoding bifunctional 3-hydroxydecanoyl-ACP dehydratase/trans-2-decenoyl-ACP isomerase, with the protein MMCKKNFFSKKELIIASYGKLFKYTNPKLSSNKMLLIDKIVKITKYGGKYNKGYIEANLYINPKIWFFSYHFIGDPIMPGCLGLDTMFQLIGFYLGWIGGNGKGRALGVKNVTFIGEILPTSRKVTYFIHLKRVININYLIGIANGVVSVDNKLVYKANNLKVGLL; encoded by the coding sequence ATAATGTGTAAAAAAAATTTTTTTTCTAAAAAAGAATTAATAATTGCTAGTTATGGAAAACTATTTAAATATACAAATCCTAAATTATCCTCAAATAAAATGTTGTTAATAGATAAAATTGTTAAAATTACAAAATATGGAGGAAAATATAACAAAGGATACATAGAAGCAAATTTATATATTAATCCTAAAATATGGTTTTTTTCTTATCATTTTATTGGTGATCCCATAATGCCAGGATGTTTAGGATTAGATACAATGTTTCAATTAATTGGATTTTATTTAGGATGGATAGGTGGTAACGGTAAAGGTAGAGCTTTAGGAGTAAAAAATGTAACATTTATTGGAGAAATTTTACCAACATCTAGAAAAGTTACTTACTTTATTCATTTAAAACGTGTAATTAATATAAATTATTTAATTGGTATAGCAAATGGAGTAGTTTCAGTTGACAATAAATTAGTATATAAAGCTAATAATTTAAAAGTTGGTTTATTGTAA
- a CDS encoding OmpA family protein produces MKKIVIIVFTVFISFCYNINNVIANTVKNNWYLGSKIGWSQYDNLLGFSNTEKNDSKVNKLGSGLFIGYKENNILNFELGYDWLGLVSHKQKNLINLFQAQGIQLSAKIICPIYGSLDFYSRLGAIVTRIDVKKNNHTEYFYNATPLLSLGGEYKLNNSWSSRLEYQFTKEIGNNDIIGQETNNSMLVFGLSYLFNKHKSTEIIDKIFVKRLNNQRFHLKSKIFFKYDDFTLQNRSKMMLNQVVHKLKFIQYQNHYAYIIGYADFIGKKQYNLSLSKKRSDIVSKYLILQGIPEKHLYIQGLGSTKSENHTNCKKIKNYKLLKKCLASDRVVEIDITGYYAHLLKPFFTKK; encoded by the coding sequence ATGAAAAAAATAGTTATTATAGTTTTTACAGTATTTATTAGTTTTTGTTATAACATAAATAATGTCATAGCTAATACTGTTAAGAATAATTGGTATTTAGGATCAAAGATTGGATGGTCTCAATATGACAATCTTTTAGGATTTTCCAATACAGAAAAAAATGATTCAAAAGTCAATAAATTAGGTAGTGGATTATTTATAGGATACAAAGAAAATAATATTCTAAATTTTGAACTAGGTTATGATTGGTTAGGATTAGTTTCTCATAAACAAAAAAATTTGATTAATTTATTTCAAGCACAAGGTATACAATTATCTGCTAAAATTATTTGTCCGATTTATGGAAGTTTAGATTTTTATAGTCGTTTAGGAGCTATTGTTACACGTATAGATGTTAAAAAAAATAATCATACAGAATATTTTTATAATGCTACTCCATTATTGTCTTTAGGAGGTGAATATAAACTAAATAATAGTTGGTCTTCTAGATTAGAATATCAATTTACAAAAGAAATTGGTAATAATGATATTATTGGTCAAGAAACTAATAATTCAATGTTAGTATTTGGTTTATCATATTTGTTTAATAAACACAAATCTACTGAAATAATTGATAAAATTTTTGTTAAAAGATTAAATAATCAACGTTTTCATTTAAAATCCAAAATATTTTTTAAATATGATGATTTTACTTTACAAAATAGATCTAAAATGATGTTAAATCAGGTTGTTCATAAATTAAAATTTATTCAATATCAAAATCATTATGCTTATATAATAGGATATGCTGATTTTATTGGTAAAAAACAATATAATTTATCTCTTTCTAAAAAAAGATCTGATATAGTATCAAAATATTTAATTTTACAAGGAATACCAGAAAAACATTTATATATCCAAGGATTAGGAAGTACTAAATCAGAAAATCATACAAATTGTAAAAAAATTAAAAATTATAAATTATTAAAAAAATGTTTAGCATCAGATCGTGTTGTAGAAATAGATATTACAGGTTATTATGCTCATTTATTAAAACCTTTTTTTACAAAAAAATAA
- the ygfZ gene encoding tRNA-modifying protein YgfZ produces the protein MFNIEKYFFYKNNVDFSNDILKLILLDTWSFIIIQGQDSKIFLQNQLTIDIDELDNHPLCFFNALHCNVKGKILTNMHIFKYKYGYCYIVKKNIVKYYLNQIKKYRYIYKIDFLLQKSQILLGVSGINSNKILSQIFNNYDFSSNKQNLFIYNNNIFLKFMSPIKRYFMILDKKHAKLLIKYLIKRNILVYDSDQWTKFYMEIGYPIFNKDNSIKFFAQESNMEVFNAINFNKGCYLGQEIISISKIRKKKNKSLFLLEGSANFMPSFYDELEFYNNQKNDIYKIYSRGGILSAIKFNNNIIWIQAILKKEFQFSSSIKLIKDKHSNFCIKKFN, from the coding sequence ATGTTTAATATAGAAAAATATTTTTTTTATAAAAATAATGTTGATTTTTCCAATGATATATTAAAATTAATTTTATTAGATACATGGAGTTTCATAATTATACAAGGACAAGATAGTAAAATTTTTTTACAAAATCAACTTACAATAGATATTGATGAATTAGATAATCATCCGTTATGTTTTTTTAATGCATTACATTGTAATGTTAAAGGAAAAATATTAACGAATATGCATATATTTAAATATAAATATGGATATTGTTATATCGTTAAAAAAAATATTGTTAAATATTATTTAAATCAAATAAAAAAATATAGATATATTTATAAAATAGATTTTTTATTACAGAAATCACAAATTCTTTTAGGAGTATCAGGAATTAATTCTAACAAAATATTATCTCAAATATTTAATAATTATGATTTTAGTTCTAATAAACAAAATTTATTTATTTATAATAATAATATTTTTTTAAAATTTATGAGTCCTATAAAAAGATATTTTATGATTTTAGATAAAAAGCATGCAAAACTTTTAATAAAATATTTAATAAAGAGAAATATCTTAGTATATGATAGTGATCAATGGACTAAATTTTATATGGAAATAGGTTATCCTATTTTTAATAAAGATAATAGTATTAAGTTTTTTGCTCAAGAATCTAATATGGAAGTTTTTAATGCTATTAACTTTAATAAAGGATGTTATTTAGGACAAGAGATAATTAGTATTTCAAAAATTAGAAAAAAAAAAAATAAATCACTATTTTTATTAGAAGGGTCCGCTAATTTTATGCCATCATTTTATGATGAATTAGAATTTTATAATAATCAAAAAAATGATATTTATAAAATATATTCAAGAGGAGGTATATTATCTGCAATAAAATTTAATAATAATATTATTTGGATACAAGCAATATTAAAGAAAGAATTCCAATTCTCTTCTTCAATAAAATTAATAAAAGATAAACATAGTAATTTTTGTATTAAAAAATTTAATTAG